From a region of the Arvicanthis niloticus isolate mArvNil1 chromosome 6, mArvNil1.pat.X, whole genome shotgun sequence genome:
- the LOC117710526 gene encoding uncharacterized protein LOC117710526, whose translation MWGTRMRIQMLSLLLLVTQGLAIQLWAIARTWPVPMPIHSNSPVLPTFFSTSCEQDMPCTIPTQEAPANYTATNYTLAGTLCFTLNRSVAPCIFLASRYLVNWLDPIDIGGTSTRVLHEALSKLSSGSGQGSGEMGTNSSSSLNITTLLMSQYLIIPSDGNSTQDNSTKRKVLPICLPYQDFPPDFSPCQSPGHRNTQISSGFEFSPPLFKAKYTNNSRIATRPGNIWPWYQWLLSNNKAAFTSLTPFSRLRGGNFSLVNISATRHPNMSLTDIKINGQLRNLSYTGAPVCMKPPFFFILINTSEEVLSCNASGVACLMSECWDGTSTTALVVRLPTFVPIPVEADPEQFPVLSLLRHKRDFGITAAIVAAIVTSAASATTAAVAMASQVQTAETVNSIVEQTAAALTTQREINAHLTSGILLANQSIDIVQHQVEELFRVIQASCVYSMRGLCVTPLQANVSQSVNQSRVLSEYLRGNWSLQAEEMVTRLFVQVAQLNGTRLQPLSLNDLTSWIAKAFSFFKEWVGVFIWGAVVLADCIFCMCLLYKLKRDHARHKTVVYQALAAIEDGEPPHVWLATLKEL comes from the coding sequence ATGTGGGGGACACGCATGAGGATCCAGATGCTGAGTCTACTGCTGTTGGTAACTCAGGGATTAGCCATTCAACTATGGGCGATAGCCAGAACCTGGCCAGTCCCCATGCCCATTCATAGCAATTCCCCGGTTCTGcccacctttttctccacctcttgtgAGCAAGATATGCCTTGCACTATTCCCACTCAGGAAGCCCCTGCAAATTATACGGCCACTAATTATACCTTGGCAGGCACCTTATGTTTCACCCTTAATAGGAGTGTTGCTCCATGCATTTTCCTAGCATCACGGTATTTAGTGAATTGGCTAGATCCCATAGATATAGGGGGAACAAGCACCAGAGTATTACACGAAGCTCTATCAAAGCTGAGCTCCGGTTCTGGCCAGGGTTCGGGAGAGATGGGTACAAATTCTAGTTCCTCCCTTAATATCACCACCTTGCTTATGTCTCAATATCTAATTATACCCTCTGATGGCAATTCCACCCAAGACAATTCCACTAAGCGTAAAGTCCTGCCTATTTGTCTACCTTACCAAGATTTTCCCCCTGATTTTTCCCCTTGCCAGAGTCCTGGTCATCGGAACACCCAGATAtcttctgggtttgaatttagCCCCCCTTTGTTTAAAGCCAAGTATACCAATAACTCCAGGATTGCAACCAGGCCGGGTAACATCTGGCCCTGGTATCAATGGCTGCTCTCTAATAACAAGGcagcctttacttctctcaccCCATTTTCTAGGTTGAGAGGGGGCAATTTCTCATTAGTTAACATTAGTGCCACCAGGCACCCCAATATGAGTCTAACGGATATCAAGATTAATGGGCAATTACGGAATCTTTCTTACACAGGGGCTCCCGTTTGTATGAAGcccccctttttctttattctgattaACACCTCGGAGGAGGTGCTAAGTTGCAATGCTTCTGGGGTTGCCTGCCTGatgtctgagtgctgggatgggacaAGTACCACAGCGCTGGTGGTACGGTTACCAACCTTTGTACCCATCCCTGTtgaagctgatcctgaacaatTTCCTGTACTTTCCCTGTTGCGCCATAAGCGTGACTTCGGTATCACAGCAGCGATAGTAGCTGCTATTGTAACATCTGCCGCTTCGGCCACTACTGCTGCGGTCGCTATGGCCTCTCAGGTACAGACGGCGGAGACAGTCAATTCCATAGTAGAGCAGACAGCTGCTGCACTGACTACCCAGAGAGAAATTAATGCCCATCTTACCTCTGGAATACTGCTGGCCAACCAGAGCATTGATATAGTCCAACACCAAGTAGAGGAATTATTTAGAGTCATTCAGGCCTCCTGTGTGTACTCCATGAGAGGCCTCTGTGTCACCCCCCTACAAGCTAACGTTTCTCAGTCTGTCAATCAATCCAGGGTGCTGTCGGAATACCTGCGAGGCAACTGGTCGCTGCAAGCAGAAGAAATGGTGACCAGATTGTTTGTTCAGGTCGCCCAGCTGAACGGGACCAGACTACAGCCTCTCTCCCTTAATGACCTCACCTCCTGGATAGCCAaagccttttccttttttaaagagtgGGTGGGAGTCTTTATCTGGGGAGCCGTGGTGTTGGCCGATTGCATCTTTTGCATGTGCCTTTTATACAAACTAAagagagaccatgccaggcacaaaactgtagtctaccaagccttggcTGCTATCGAGGATGGTgaacctccccatgtttggcttGCAACCCTAAAGGAATTATGA